The following proteins are co-located in the Lagenorhynchus albirostris chromosome 2, mLagAlb1.1, whole genome shotgun sequence genome:
- the LOC132515353 gene encoding tyrosine-protein phosphatase non-receptor type 11-like yields MTSRRWFHPNTGGAEAERLLLSKGRHGSFLARPSKSRPGGFTLSVRRHDEVTHIKIQNTGGYYDLYGGEKFATLAELVQHYTGQRGALLRERGGAPVELWHPLSCQDPTSERWYHGHLSGKEAEKLLMQKGRPGSFLVRESQSKPGDFVLSVLTQQLDRADRQARVTHVMIHFQPDGKYDVGGGERFDTLGDLVECYRKNPLVERSGTVVHLQQPLKTTRISATSIESRVRELNEAMDASEKAKQGFWEEFEMLQQQECQLLYPRKEGQRLENKPKNRHKNILPFDSTRVILRDVEDSAPGADYINANYIRSDPEEKPGHGPGKVYIATQGCLPTTAAAFWAMVHQENTRVIVMTTREVERGRNKCFRYWPELHGSQAYGRLRVCNVAEHQAQGYCVRELQVWRADQEESPRTVAHCQYFGWPDHGVPAEPTGVLGFLDEVNRAQSGMPGAGPMVVHCSAGIGRTGTIIVIDILVDVIRRQGLDCDIDVPKTIQHVRRQRSGMVQTEAQYKFVYLALQRYIRGEQLRLREQHPGGLRPRVREPAAPPAVRAPSARAPIGAGAVREGGSPARPALAFLQRTVFRIVQTGAQPRALRGWGAGVPGLPLRPSLTRSARPEMVREG; encoded by the exons ATGACCTCGCGCAG GTGGTTTCATCCCAACACCGGCGGGGCTGAGGCGGAGCGGCTGCTCCTGTCCAAGGGCCGGCACGGGAGCTTCCTGGCAAGACCCAGCAAGAGCCGCCCGGGGGGCTTCACGCTATCCGTCAG GCGCCACGACGAGGTGACCCACATCAAGATCCAGAACACAGGCGGCTACTATGACCTGTACGGAGGAGAGAAGTTCGCGACGCTGGCCGAGCTGGTGCAGCACTACACAGGCCAGCGCGGGGCGCTGCTCCGAGAGCGTGGCGGGGCCCCCGTGGAGCTCTGGCACCCGCTGAGCTGCCAGGACCCCACGTCGGAACG GTGGTACCACGGGCACCTGTCTGGCAAGGAGGCCGAGAAGCTGCTGATGCAGAAGGGGCGTCCGGGCAGCTTCCTGGTTCGGGAGAGTCAGAGCAAACCTGGGGACTTCGTGCTGTCAGTGCTCACACAGCAGCTGGACAGGGCGGACCGCCAGGCACGCGTCACCCATGTCATGATACACTTCCAG CCAGATGGGAAGTACGATGTGGGAGGCGGCGAGAGGTTTGACACCCTGGGAGATCTGGTGGAATGCTACAGGAAGAACCCTCTGGTGGAGAGGTCGGGGACCGTCGTGCACCTCCAGCAG CCCCTCAAGACCACGAGAATCAGCGCCACAAGCATTGAGAGCCGTGTGCGGGAGCTCAACGAGGCCATGGATGCCAGCGAGAAGGCCAAGCAGGGCTTCTGGGAGGAGTTCGAG ATGCTGCAGCAGCAGGAATGCCAGCTCCTGTATCCCCGGAAAGAGGGCCAGCGGCTGGAGAACAAGCCCAAGAACCGACACAAGAACATCCTCCCCT TTGATAGCACCCGTGTCATCCTGCGTGATGTGGAGGACAGCGCGCCTGGAGCCGACTACATCAACGCCAACTACATCAGG AGTGACCCAGAGGAGAAGCCAGGCCACGGACCAGGCAAGGTGTACATCGCCACCCAGGGCTGTCTGCCAACTACGGCGGCTGCCTTCTGGGCCATGGTGCACCAGGAGAACACGCGTGTCATCGTCATGACCACCAGAGAGGTGGAGCGAGGCCGG AACAAGTGTTTCCGATACTGGCCAGAGCTGCACGGCAGCCAAGCGTATGGCCGCCTGCGTGTGTGCAACGTTGCTGAGCACCAGGCCCAGGGCTATTGTGTGAGGGAGCTGCAGGTGTGGCGGGCAGACCAG GAGGAGTCACCGCGCACAGTGGCGCACTGCCAGTACTTCGGCTGGCCGGACCACGGAGTCCCGGCCGAGCCCACCGGCGTCCTTGGCTTCCTGGACGAGGTGAACCGGGCCCAGAGCGGCATGCCGGGGGCCGGACCCATGGTAGTGCACTGCAG CGCCGGCATCGGACGCACCGGCACAATCATTGTGATTGACATCCTGGTGGACGTCATTCGCAGGCAGG GGCTGGACTGCGACATCGACGTCCCCAAGACGATCCAGCATGTGCGGCGGCAGCGCTCGGGGATGGTGCAGACCGAGGCGCAGTACAAGTTCGTGTACCTGGCGCTGCAGCGGTACATCCGGGGCGAGCAGCTACGCCTGCGCGAGCAG CACCCCGGAGGCCTCCGGCCACGTGTACGAGAACCTGCTGCGCCTCCGGCCGTGAGGGCCCCGAGTGCGCGCGCCCCGATTGGGGCTGGAGCTGTGCGAGAAGGCGGGAGCCCAGCAAGGCCGGCCCTCGCGTTCCTCCAAAGGACTGTGTTTAGGATTGTGCAGACCGGCGCCCAGCCCAGAGCGTTgcggggttggggggcgggggtccCGGGTCTGCCGCTCAGACCCTCCCTGACCAGGTCTGCACGTCCAGAAATGGTGAGGGAAGGTTAG
- the RNF223 gene encoding RING finger protein 223, with protein MSSGPQVWHTALPPAGRSSPTATVPRSRGSAGSPRSPGSPGSEKTASPLECSICFSGYDNIFRTPKELSCTHVFCLECLARMAAARPAGQPGSEVVPCPFCRRPTAVPIAGAPALHTSRQLQARMPAHLRREEPVWLEGTKLCCRPPPSAPGPAAPGFVYVDVSPSKPATPAAPVPTPGPARRPGCLARCWARRRDWRRAALIAVLLLALFCVVLWPVQCALRTGSLHCLPRPPPATAPAAATFSLGSLADN; from the coding sequence atgtcatcaggcccgcagGTGTGGCACACGGCCCTGCCGCCTGCCGGCAGGAGCAGCCCCACCGCCACAGTGCCCAGGTCCCGCGGCTCGGCCGGCAGCCCCAGGTCCCCCGGCAGCCCTGGATCAGAGAAGACGGCCTCCCCGCTGGAATGCTCCATCTGCTTCTCGGGCTACGACAACATCTTCAGGACACCCAAGGAGCTCTCCTGCACCCACGTCTTCTGCCTGGAGTGCCTTGCGCGGATGGCAGCCGCCCGGCCCGCAGGCCAGCCGGGTAGCGAGGTCGTGCCCTGCCCGTTCTGCCGGCGGCCCACAGCCGTGCCCATTGCCGGGGCCCCCGCGCTGCACACCAGCCGCCAGCTGCAGGCTCGGATGCCAGCACACCTGCGGCGGGAGGAGCCCGTGTGGCTGGAGGGCACCAAGCTGTGCTGCCGCCCGCCACCCTCTGCGCCTGGCCCTGCGGCGCCCGGCTTTGTGTACGTGGACGTGAGCCCGAGCAAGCCTGCCACGCCCGCAGCACCCGTGCCCACCCCGGGCCCTGCCCGCCGTCCGGGCTGCCTGGCCCGCTGCTGGGCCCGCCGCAGGGACTGGAGGCGCGCGGCACTCATCGCCGTGCTGCTGCTCGCACTCTTCTGCGTGGTGCTCTGGCCCGTGCAGTGCGCGCTCAGGACCGGGAGCCTGCACTGCCTCCCCCGGCCACCCCCTGCCACTGCCCCCGCCGCCGCCACCTTCTCGCTCGGGTCCCTGGCTGACAACTAG